The genomic segment GGGCCGGGCTGACGACGATCTACTATCTGCTGCCGGACGGGGCGTTCAGCCGGTGGCACCGCGTGACGTCGGACGAGGCGTGGCACTTCTACGAGGGCGACGCGCTGGAGCTGGTGTGGCTGGAGGATCAGGGCTCGCGAATGGTACGCGTGACGCTCGGGCCGGTGAGCGAGGGGAGCGTGCCGGTGGCGGTGGTGCCCGCCGGGTGTTGGCAGGCGTGCCGGACGAGCGGGTACACGCTCGCGGGCTGCTCGGTAGGACCGGGCTTCGACTT from the Longimicrobiaceae bacterium genome contains:
- a CDS encoding cupin domain-containing protein, with product MDGRGERAGLTTIYYLLPDGAFSRWHRVTSDEAWHFYEGDALELVWLEDQGSRMVRVTLGPVSEGSVPVAVVPAGCWQACRTSGYTLAGCSVGPGFDFADFTMLSDSPAEAAEIAARFPDAASLL